The Cygnus atratus isolate AKBS03 ecotype Queensland, Australia chromosome 19, CAtr_DNAZoo_HiC_assembly, whole genome shotgun sequence genome includes a window with the following:
- the BARHL1 gene encoding LOW QUALITY PROTEIN: barH-like 1 homeobox protein (The sequence of the model RefSeq protein was modified relative to this genomic sequence to represent the inferred CDS: inserted 1 base in 1 codon), producing MEGSTGFGIDSILSHRAGSPAGPXGDPLGGDGRSPLELSPRSEGSSGCPSPRSPGRECLEAAGPHLQPGQGSAPSQSRTVTSSFLIRDILADCKPLAACAPYSSTNGPHGGQEPAGRIPTKPGEDFREKMEKTTSSSSSDSEYKVKEEGDREISSSRDSPPVRLKKPRKARTAFTDHQLAQLERSFERQKYLSVQDRMELAASLNLTDTQVKTWYQNRRTKWKRQTAVGLELLAEAGNYSALQRMFPSPYFYPQSLVSNLDPGAALYLYRGPSAPPPALQRPLVPRILIHGLQGGSEPPPPLPPLPGVLPRAAQPR from the exons ATGGAGGGCTCCACCGGCTTCGGGATCGACTCCATCCTCTCGCACCGAGCCGGGAGCCCGGCAGGGC AAGGGGACCCTCTGGGGGGCGACGGGAGGTCCCCGCTGGAGCTGAGCCCCCGCTCGGAGGGCAGCAGCGGGTGCCCCTCGCCCCGCTCGCCCGGCCGCGAGTGCctggaggcggcggggccgcatCTGCAGCCCGGCCAGGGCTCGGCTCCTTCCCAGTCCCGGACCGTCACCTCGTCCTTCCTCATCAGAGACATCCTGGCCGACTGCAAGCCCCTGGCAGCCTGCGCCCCTTACTCCAGCACCAATGGACCTCACGGCGGGCAGGAGCCGGCGGGCAGGATCCCCACCAAACCCGGCGAGGACTTtagggagaaaatggaaaaaaccaccagcagctcttcctCGGATTCCGAGTACAAAG TGAAAGAAGAAGGGGACCGGGAGATCTCCAGCTCCCGGGACAGCCCCCCGGTGCGGCTGAAAAAGCCGCGCAAAGCCCGCACCGCCTTCACCGACCATCAGCTGGCCCAGCTGGAGCGCAGCTTCGAGAGGCAAAAATACCTGAGCGTGCAGGACAGGATGGAGCTGGCGGCCTCCCTCAACCTCACCGACACGCAGGTGAAAACCTGGTACCAGAACAGAAG GACCAAGTGGAAAAGGCAGACGGCGGtgggcctggagctgctggccgAGGCCGGCAACTactcagccctgcagaggatGTTCCCCTCGCCCTACTTCTACCCGCAGAGCCTGGTCTCCAACCTGGACCCCGGCGCTGCCCTCTACCTGTACCGCGGACCCAGCGCGCCGCCCCCGGCCCTCCAGAGACCCCTGGTGCCCCGCATCCTCATCCACGGACTGCAGGGCGGCAGcgagccccccccgcccctgccCCCCCTGCCCGGCGTCCTGCCCCGGGCCGCGCAGCCCCGGTGA